A DNA window from Elusimicrobiaceae bacterium contains the following coding sequences:
- a CDS encoding response regulator, translating into MSKQILIVDDNPTNRKLLRVILENQGYAIAEADTGETALALIKAQPPQLILMDYRLPGIDGVKLSRMIKSDPALSHIPIIIVTASAMKSDRERITLESGCDDYISKPFDIKALVESVRCFIGTVG; encoded by the coding sequence ATGAGCAAGCAGATTTTAATTGTGGATGATAACCCTACGAACCGGAAACTGCTCAGAGTAATTCTTGAAAATCAAGGTTACGCAATTGCCGAAGCGGACACCGGAGAAACCGCTCTGGCGCTTATAAAAGCGCAGCCTCCACAGCTTATCCTTATGGATTACCGGCTACCAGGAATTGACGGAGTGAAGCTGTCGCGGATGATAAAATCCGACCCGGCTCTTTCGCATATCCCGATCATAATCGTGACGGCAAGCGCCATGAAATCTGATCGGGAGCGCATCACTCTGGAATCAGGATGCGACGATTATATCTCAAAACCGTTCGACATAAAAGCGCTGGTGGAATCGGTGCGATGTTTTATAGGAACGGTCGGATGA